In a single window of the Chondrocystis sp. NIES-4102 genome:
- a CDS encoding extracellular solute-binding protein has protein sequence MNRKFIFSLFSGSLSLLCLASSVKAETVLAKIERTGVLRVAIREDSAPFGYLDANDDLKGYCLDFFALLREQLNDNLERDTLSIKLFKSTPANRFDLVENNTVDLECGPNTIRSNIPPNTIFSQGFLSTGTQFLVKNKNSLLFDLSLALKDLPIGVIGNTTTEQLIRDRYPSAVIQRYSGVTGRTRGVQAVVQDKIIAMGSDGILLQAEAQRQGLSSTEYSLIPNTPLTCDRYGMIIRNNDPQWQEFINSVISSPQAANLANIWFGDLFNVNINSLDSCRSN, from the coding sequence ATGAATCGCAAATTTATTTTTAGTTTGTTTAGTGGTAGTTTGAGTTTATTATGTCTGGCATCTTCAGTTAAAGCTGAAACTGTTTTAGCTAAAATTGAACGCACAGGGGTATTAAGGGTGGCTATTAGGGAAGATTCTGCACCCTTTGGTTATTTGGATGCTAATGATGATTTGAAAGGGTATTGTTTGGATTTTTTCGCGCTGTTGAGAGAGCAGTTAAATGATAATTTGGAACGTGATACTCTAAGTATTAAATTGTTTAAATCTACTCCTGCTAACCGTTTTGATTTAGTAGAAAATAATACAGTTGATCTAGAATGTGGGCCTAATACTATTCGTTCAAATATTCCACCTAATACTATTTTTTCCCAGGGTTTTTTGTCTACAGGTACACAATTTTTAGTTAAAAATAAGAATAGTCTTTTATTTGATCTTTCACTAGCATTAAAAGATCTACCTATCGGCGTAATTGGTAATACTACCACAGAACAACTTATCAGAGATCGCTATCCATCAGCAGTAATTCAAAGATACAGTGGAGTGACTGGTAGAACTAGGGGAGTACAAGCGGTAGTACAAGATAAAATTATCGCTATGGGTAGTGATGGAATTTTATTGCAAGCGGAAGCGCAACGACAGGGTTTATCGTCTACGGAATATTCTTTAATACCAAATACTCCCTTAACCTGCGATCGCTATGGAATGATTATTAGAAATAATGATCCTCAATGGCAGGAGTTTATTAATTCTGTAATTAGTAGTCCTCAAGCAGCTAACTTAGCTAATATTTGGTTTGGGGATTTATTTAATGTTAATATAAATTCCTTAGATTCTTGTAGAAGTAATTAA
- a CDS encoding AMP-dependent synthetase and ligase, with protein sequence MLLAHLKLCTEENWLWYYQAQNNDAITIKPQNISQQLYQLTLRHLENILIIKKSSDRKIKIVIAAADPIQFLATLIAAITAQVDIFLANPNWQAKEWQEALNIIKPDAIFRDRSIDNLVEKVAITSNIVNIDRQSLIMIPTGGTSGKIKFAIHNWSTLTASVRGFQAYFDCDKINCFCSLPLYHVSGLMQFVRSFITQGKLIICPYSLIKNQQINPQYTDCFISLVPTQLNQIIQQSPDWLKQFKTILIGGAPAERSLLNLAREYHLPLAISYGMTETASQIVTLKPHDFLAGNDSSGQVLPHAKIEIEPNNDFVADQPIGIIKIESNSLFLGYYPDLNKGKQQFITDDLGYIDCAGYVYIIGRNSHKIITGGENVFPREVEAVILATKLVKEVCIIGVENKYWGQTVTAIYVPLESNPDINIIKTQIKSQLAKYKQPKNWIKLNKLPRNPQGKINYQKLQAIARANNR encoded by the coding sequence ATGCTGTTGGCACATCTGAAACTTTGCACAGAAGAAAATTGGTTATGGTATTATCAGGCACAAAATAATGATGCCATAACAATTAAGCCTCAAAATATTAGCCAGCAGTTATATCAATTAACTTTAAGACATTTAGAAAATATACTAATAATTAAAAAATCATCTGATAGAAAAATAAAAATAGTTATAGCAGCAGCAGATCCAATTCAATTTTTAGCTACTTTAATCGCAGCAATTACAGCGCAGGTGGATATATTTCTTGCTAATCCCAACTGGCAAGCAAAAGAATGGCAAGAAGCATTAAATATAATTAAACCAGATGCTATATTTCGCGATCGCTCTATCGACAATTTAGTAGAAAAAGTAGCAATTACATCTAATATAGTTAATATAGATAGACAATCATTAATTATGATTCCCACTGGTGGCACTTCTGGAAAAATTAAATTTGCCATACATAATTGGTCAACTTTAACAGCATCAGTTAGGGGATTTCAAGCTTATTTTGATTGTGATAAAATTAATTGTTTTTGTAGCTTACCACTTTATCATGTTAGTGGTTTGATGCAGTTTGTTCGTTCTTTTATTACCCAAGGAAAGCTAATTATTTGCCCATACAGTTTAATAAAGAATCAGCAAATAAATCCTCAATATACTGACTGCTTTATCTCTTTAGTACCCACCCAATTAAACCAAATAATACAACAAAGTCCAGACTGGTTAAAACAATTTAAAACCATATTAATAGGTGGTGCGCCAGCAGAGCGATCGCTTTTAAATTTAGCCAGAGAATATCATTTACCCCTAGCTATTAGTTATGGAATGACAGAAACCGCATCTCAAATAGTTACCCTAAAACCCCATGATTTTTTAGCTGGTAATGATAGTAGTGGTCAAGTTTTACCCCATGCAAAAATAGAAATTGAACCCAACAATGATTTTGTTGCTGATCAGCCTATCGGTATAATTAAAATAGAGTCTAATTCTCTTTTTTTGGGATATTATCCAGATTTAAATAAGGGTAAACAACAATTTATTACCGATGATTTGGGATATATTGATTGTGCTGGTTATGTATATATAATTGGTCGTAATAGTCACAAAATAATTACAGGGGGAGAGAATGTTTTCCCAAGAGAAGTAGAAGCAGTAATTTTAGCCACAAAATTAGTCAAAGAAGTCTGTATTATAGGGGTGGAAAATAAATATTGGGGACAAACAGTTACAGCAATTTATGTTCCTTTAGAATCAAACCCTGATATAAATATAATTAAAACTCAGATAAAATCACAACTAGCAAAATACAAACAACCAAAAAATTGGATCAAACTAAATAAACTTCCCCGTAACCCACAAGGTAAAATAAATTATCAGAAGCTACAAGCGATCGCAAGAGCAAATAATAGATAA